The sequence TTAATTTATTCATGCTTGGCCAAATATTTATTCCAAAATCAAGTTCTTTAATTAAGACAAAAACTTATTAGTAAAATGTCAATCCTTGTCGTGAGCTTTTCATCATAGGAGTTTAATCTTGATTTATCATACACAACTAAAATATGTCAAACTAAGCCAAGAACTATTTTCTCCTATGCTACGATGTAGTATCGTCGTAATTTCTCATACTTGTATTATATAAAGAAATGTCGCGTCACGAATTTCgaactaaaataattaaaatatagattTGTCTAATATTTCTTGCAAAGTCGTTTTACTGCTGACTGATAATCTATTTGACATGTTAATCTAAATTTaagatgaatatatatataaataaaagtattaaaaataaaatagcatcgGTAAAGCGCCAATATCGTAAATCTCAATAAAGACAGGACAAACTTCCCCACCCCCACCAACACGAAAAATAAGGAAAAGaagattgtaaaaaaaaaaatagaaataaataacACACAGAGAACAGAGAGAGCCATGTATCATAATCATAACCATTTTTGCtcaattatttcaatgaaaaatGACTTCAAGCCAGCCATCACCGCTTGATTCGAGGCCAAAAACAAGCATGGCTTTACTTACAATCACAATATCTCTCTCTCTTTTGATTCTCTTAGTTATTCTGTATCTTCTTTACCGTTTCTGGTACTCTCTGGTGCACAGGTCCCGCACCAGCCCGTATGATTCCGCCGCGCCATTGAACAAGCTTCAAAGATTCACTTACAGAGAGCTCAAGAATGCCACCAACAACTTCAGTGTATCCAATACCATAGGCAGAGGAGGTTCCGGCACTGTTTTCAGAGGCATTTTGAAGGATGGTAAATTGGTGGCGGTGAAACTTCTCGACTCAGATTCATTACAGTGTGAGCAAGAATTCCAGAATGAGTTGAGGATTCTTGGTGGGCTCAAGTCTTCTTTTCTTGTTTGTTTGTTGGGTTTTTGCGTTGACAGCGGGAAGAGACTTGTGGTTTACGAGTACATGCCTAATAAGAGTTTGCAAGAATCTTTATTTGTGGAGTCTGATGATAAAGGGAGTGGTAATGTTAATAATTTGTGCTTGAATTGGGCCAGGAGGTTTTCGATCATTCTTGATGTTGCAAAGGCGTTAGCTTTCTTGCATCTTGAGTGTGAACCAGCTGTGATCCATGGTGATGTGAAGCCTAGCAATGTGTTGCTTGATGCTGATTTCAGAGCTAAGCTTTCGGATTTCGGGTTGTCGAAAACGAAGCTCGAGGAGGAATTTGGCGTCGATTTGTTCAGCCAGGACTTGGGGAAAAGTCAGGAGCTTTCAGAGAACTTCAATGCTGGTGGTGTGGCCGGAGAAAAAGGGATTCATGAGAATGAGGAGGTAGATTTTTCTTTGGCTTTGCAAGCATCTTCTTCTTTGCAAACTAGTGGCAAGATTCATCATAGTGATAACAGAGGTTGTAATATGAAGGGGAAAGAGTTGTTAAGTGATGATAATGGTGGGGAGGATTGTGATAAGTTTATGCCTTGTGATTGTGATCACTTAAGTGACATGGATCATAGCAAAGATTTAACTTCATGTAATGATAATTATAACATTCGTGTGGGTgcgaaacagtgggggaaagaCTGGTGGTGGAGACAAGATGGGAGTGGTGAACTATGCAGCAAAGATTATGTGAATGAATGGATTGGGACTCAAATCTGTTCTTCGCCTAGTGCCGTTTG comes from Henckelia pumila isolate YLH828 chromosome 4, ASM3356847v2, whole genome shotgun sequence and encodes:
- the LOC140866465 gene encoding putative receptor-like protein kinase At1g80870 → MTSSQPSPLDSRPKTSMALLTITISLSLLILLVILYLLYRFWYSLVHRSRTSPYDSAAPLNKLQRFTYRELKNATNNFSVSNTIGRGGSGTVFRGILKDGKLVAVKLLDSDSLQCEQEFQNELRILGGLKSSFLVCLLGFCVDSGKRLVVYEYMPNKSLQESLFVESDDKGSGNVNNLCLNWARRFSIILDVAKALAFLHLECEPAVIHGDVKPSNVLLDADFRAKLSDFGLSKTKLEEEFGVDLFSQDLGKSQELSENFNAGGVAGEKGIHENEEVDFSLALQASSSLQTSGKIHHSDNRGCNMKGKELLSDDNGGEDCDKFMPCDCDHLSDMDHSKDLTSCNDNYNIRVGAKQWGKDWWWRQDGSGELCSKDYVNEWIGTQICSSPSAVWDEEMGGSKEQAHLDNCKRKDKFEDAFGNSVKKHGIDHQCTNAVIENDELKGREMSQPVCTKKHRKMHEWWKEERLDELDNTNSKKCFRVPHFGLGKSFHFRRKRKTRHENRDLVNKNVEFSFREGWRKKKARSTGSDMWSGDLFSRELSSTTSMRGTLCYVAPEYNGSCGYLMEKADIYSLGVLILVIVSGRRPLHVLSSPMKPEKANLVSWSRLLARTGSLLELVDERLKLKAEYNKEQASLCVNLALSCIQKMPELRPDIGDVVKILNGEMELLPLPFEFSPSPTSRRRLR